In Sulfitobacter sp. W027, a single window of DNA contains:
- the rplN gene encoding 50S ribosomal protein L14, which translates to MIQMQTNLDVADNSGARRVQCIKVLGGSKRKYASVGDIIVVSVKEAIPRGRVKKGDVRKAVVVRTAKEVRRDDGTAIRFDRNAAVILNNNNEPVGTRIFGPVVRELRAKNFMKIISLAPEVL; encoded by the coding sequence ATGATCCAGATGCAGACCAACCTGGATGTTGCTGACAACAGCGGCGCGCGCCGTGTTCAGTGCATCAAGGTCCTGGGTGGTTCCAAGCGTAAGTACGCATCCGTCGGCGACATCATTGTCGTGTCGGTCAAGGAAGCCATCCCTCGCGGTCGTGTGAAAAAGGGCGACGTCCGTAAGGCCGTCGTCGTTCGCACCGCCAAAGAAGTTCGTCGTGACGATGGCACCGCCATCCGTTTCGACCGCAACGCTGCTGTTATCCTGAATAACAACAACGAGCCTGTCGGCACCCGTATCTTCGGGCCGGTTGTTCGTGAACTGCGTGCGAAGAACTTCATGAAAATCATCTCGCTCGCTCCGGAGGTGCTGTAA
- the rplX gene encoding 50S ribosomal protein L24 has product MAAKLRKGDKVIVLSGKDKGKTGTISSVDPKSGKAIVDGVKIAIRATRQTQTSQGGRIPKAMPIDLSNLALVDANGKATRVGFKIEGDKKVRFAKTTGDVIDA; this is encoded by the coding sequence ATGGCTGCTAAACTTCGCAAAGGTGACAAGGTCATCGTGCTGTCCGGTAAGGACAAAGGCAAGACGGGCACCATCTCGTCCGTTGACCCGAAGTCCGGCAAGGCAATCGTCGATGGTGTGAAAATCGCCATCCGCGCCACGCGCCAGACTCAGACATCTCAGGGCGGCCGCATCCCCAAGGCGATGCCGATCGACCTGAGCAACCTCGCACTGGTGGATGCCAACGGCAAAGCCACCCGCGTAGGTTTCAAAATCGAAGGCGACAAGAAAGTACGCTTTGCCAAGACCACGGGGGACGTGATCGATGCTTGA
- the rplE gene encoding 50S ribosomal protein L5, translating into MLDTATYTPRLRAEYREKIRAALKEEFGYKNDMQIPRLDKIVLNIGCGAEAVRDSKKAKSAQEDLTAIAGQKALTTVAKKSIAGFRVREEMPLGAKVTLRGDRMYEFLDRLITIAMPRIRDFRGIPGKSFDGRGNYAMGMKEHIVFPEIDFDKVDETWGMDIVIATTAKTDAEAKALLKAFNMPFNS; encoded by the coding sequence ATGCTTGATACCGCAACCTACACACCCCGTCTTCGGGCTGAATACCGCGAGAAGATCCGCGCCGCCCTGAAAGAGGAATTCGGCTACAAGAACGACATGCAGATCCCGCGTCTGGATAAAATCGTTCTGAACATCGGCTGTGGTGCCGAAGCCGTACGCGACAGCAAAAAAGCCAAGTCGGCTCAGGAAGACCTGACCGCGATTGCAGGCCAAAAGGCTCTGACAACCGTGGCCAAGAAATCCATCGCTGGTTTCCGCGTTCGTGAGGAAATGCCGCTGGGTGCGAAAGTGACCCTGCGCGGTGACCGCATGTACGAATTCCTTGACCGTCTGATCACGATTGCAATGCCCCGTATCCGCGACTTCCGCGGCATCCCGGGCAAAAGCTTTGACGGCCGTGGCAACTACGCCATGGGCATGAAAGAGCATATCGTGTTCCCCGAGATCGACTTCGACAAAGTTGACGAGACCTGGGGTATGGACATCGTGATCGCCACCACGGCGAAAACCGACGCTGAAGCCAAGGCGCTGTTGAAAGCTTTCAACATGCCCTTCAATTCATAA
- the rpsN gene encoding 30S ribosomal protein S14 translates to MAKKSMIEREKKREALVKKYAEKRAALKEIVSDESKPMEERFRASLKLAKLPRNSSAVRLHNRCQLTGRPHAYYRKLKISRIALRDLGSSGQIPGMVKSSW, encoded by the coding sequence ATGGCTAAGAAATCCATGATTGAGCGCGAGAAGAAGCGCGAAGCACTGGTCAAGAAGTACGCTGAGAAGCGCGCGGCTCTGAAAGAGATCGTGAGCGACGAAAGCAAACCGATGGAAGAGCGTTTCCGCGCTTCCCTGAAACTGGCGAAACTGCCGCGCAACAGCTCTGCTGTGCGTCTGCACAACCGCTGCCAGCTGACGGGCCGCCCGCACGCCTACTATCGTAAACTGAAAATTTCGCGGATCGCGCTGCGGGACCTTGGCTCTTCGGGCCAGATCCCCGGCATGGTCAAGTCGAGCTGGTAA
- the rpsH gene encoding 30S ribosomal protein S8 yields the protein MNDPIADMLTRIRNSSLRGKSTVITPASKLRAWVLDVLADEGYIRGYEKVTGADGHPAIEISLKYYEGEPVIRELKRVSKPGRRVYMAVNDIPVVRQGLGVSIVSTSKGVMSDASARSANVGGEVLCTVF from the coding sequence ATGAACGATCCTATCGCAGATATGCTGACACGCATCCGTAACTCTTCGCTGCGCGGCAAATCCACCGTCATCACACCAGCTTCCAAGCTGCGTGCATGGGTGCTGGACGTGCTTGCCGACGAAGGCTACATCCGCGGCTACGAAAAGGTGACGGGCGCCGATGGCCACCCCGCCATCGAGATCAGCCTTAAGTACTATGAAGGCGAGCCTGTCATTCGCGAACTGAAGCGGGTTTCCAAGCCCGGTCGTCGCGTCTACATGGCCGTCAATGACATTCCCGTTGTCCGTCAGGGCCTCGGTGTGTCGATTGTCTCCACCTCCAAAGGTGTGATGTCGGACGCATCTGCACGCTCTGCCAATGTTGGCGGCGAAGTGCTCTGCACCGTATTCTAA
- the rplF gene encoding 50S ribosomal protein L6 — protein sequence MSRIGKKPVAMPSGVSASVSGQTIEVKGPKGTRSFRATDDVTLTVEDDAISVTPRGKSKRARQQWGMSRTMIENLVTGVTQGFKKELEIQGVGYRAAVNGNTLKLNLGLSHDVDYVAPEGVTVTAPKQTEIIVEGIDEQLVGQVAANIRAWRKPEPYKGKGIRYKGEFVFRKEGKKK from the coding sequence ATGTCTCGTATTGGTAAGAAACCTGTCGCCATGCCTTCGGGCGTCTCGGCATCGGTGAGCGGTCAGACGATCGAAGTGAAGGGCCCCAAGGGCACCCGCAGCTTCCGTGCAACTGACGACGTGACCCTGACGGTCGAAGACGATGCAATCTCTGTGACACCGCGCGGCAAGTCCAAGCGCGCACGTCAGCAGTGGGGCATGTCCCGCACCATGATTGAAAACCTCGTGACCGGTGTCACGCAGGGCTTCAAGAAGGAGCTGGAAATCCAGGGTGTTGGTTATCGTGCGGCCGTCAATGGCAACACGCTGAAACTGAACCTCGGCCTGAGCCACGATGTTGACTACGTTGCGCCCGAAGGCGTCACCGTGACAGCACCGAAGCAGACCGAAATCATTGTGGAAGGCATTGACGAACAGCTTGTTGGTCAGGTCGCTGCGAACATCCGCGCTTGGCGTAAGCCCGAGCCCTATAAGGGCAAAGGCATCCGCTACAAGGGTGAGTTCGTGTTCCGCAAAGAAGGCAAGAAGAAGTAA
- the rplR gene encoding 50S ribosomal protein L18, giving the protein MANTKRQLFLKRRMRVRNKLRKVNAGRMRLSVHRSSKNISAQLIDDVNGVTLASASTLEKDLGVVGKNNIEAATKVGALIAERAKKAGVEEAYFDRGGFLFHGKVKALADAAREGGLKI; this is encoded by the coding sequence ATGGCAAACACCAAAAGACAGCTGTTCCTGAAACGCCGCATGCGCGTTCGGAACAAACTCCGCAAAGTGAACGCCGGGCGCATGCGCCTGTCGGTACACCGTTCGTCCAAGAACATCTCGGCTCAGCTGATCGACGATGTGAACGGCGTAACATTGGCCTCCGCCTCCACGCTGGAGAAGGATCTGGGCGTTGTTGGCAAGAACAACATCGAAGCGGCGACCAAAGTCGGCGCCTTGATCGCCGAGCGTGCCAAAAAGGCCGGCGTGGAAGAAGCTTACTTCGACCGTGGCGGCTTCCTCTTCCACGGCAAGGTGAAGGCTCTGGCCGACGCCGCGCGTGAAGGCGGTTTGAAGATCTGA
- the rpsE gene encoding 30S ribosomal protein S5 — protein sequence MARDDNRGGNRRNQRDETPEFADRLVAINRVSKTVKGGKRFGFAALVVVGDQKGRVGFGKGKAKEVPEAIRKATEQAKRQMIRVQLREGRTLHHDMHGRHGAGKVVMRTAPEGTGIIAGGPMRAVFEMLGVKDVVSKSIGSQNPYNMIRATLDGLKKEQSPRSVAQRRGKKVADILPKREDNVESSAQVAEEA from the coding sequence ATGGCAAGAGATGACAACCGTGGGGGCAACCGCCGCAACCAACGCGACGAAACCCCGGAATTCGCTGACCGTCTGGTCGCGATCAACCGCGTGTCCAAGACTGTTAAGGGTGGTAAGCGTTTCGGCTTCGCCGCACTCGTGGTCGTGGGCGATCAGAAAGGCCGCGTCGGCTTTGGTAAGGGTAAAGCGAAAGAAGTACCCGAGGCCATCCGCAAGGCGACTGAGCAAGCCAAGCGTCAGATGATCCGCGTGCAACTGCGCGAAGGCCGCACGCTGCACCACGACATGCACGGCCGCCACGGCGCCGGCAAAGTTGTGATGCGGACAGCCCCTGAAGGTACTGGTATCATCGCCGGTGGTCCAATGCGTGCCGTTTTCGAAATGCTCGGCGTGAAAGACGTTGTGTCCAAGTCGATCGGTTCGCAGAACCCCTACAACATGATCCGCGCCACTCTGGACGGTCTGAAAAAAGAGCAATCGCCCCGTTCTGTCGCGCAGCGTCGCGGCAAGAAAGTGGCTGACATTCTGCCCAAGCGTGAAGACAACGTAGAGTCCTCCGCACAAGTGGCTGAGGAGGCATAA
- the rpmD gene encoding 50S ribosomal protein L30, producing MAKTLVIKQIGSPIRRPAKQKATLVGLGLNKMGRTRELEDTPSVRGMINKVSHMVEIVEEKG from the coding sequence ATGGCCAAAACACTCGTAATCAAGCAGATCGGCTCGCCGATCCGCCGCCCCGCCAAGCAAAAGGCAACTTTGGTTGGCCTGGGTCTGAACAAAATGGGTCGTACCCGTGAGCTGGAAGATACGCCTTCCGTCCGCGGTATGATCAACAAGGTCTCGCACATGGTTGAGATCGTCGAAGAAAAAGGCTGA
- a CDS encoding acyltransferase family protein: MRIRWIEQAKGLGIILVVFGHAWRGVDASGLAIPQPVFDAVDAAIYAFHMPLFFFLSGLVFLQSRPFGTLGGFAAGRLVRLLWPLALWTWIFFGIKMLAGDAQNETASLTSFPLIPFPPLAHFWFLWALFLLHIVMGVVIWAVPRNWLPHRVRLGAAAATLVALGTAGAWGYLGPWLQPALIHLPYFLAGLALSGFADRVAPPPLAGAAAALAVLLIVLAATTVYGAGHALAILLCLSVALSGASDWRPLIWGQWLQRIGSASLAIYVMHTIFSAAVREVLLMTGVTDVAVHLVVGTAVGLGLPYLAYRGVRGQPVQVMLGL, translated from the coding sequence TTGCGCATTCGTTGGATCGAGCAGGCCAAGGGACTGGGGATCATCCTTGTTGTCTTTGGCCACGCATGGCGCGGTGTCGATGCGAGCGGGCTGGCGATTCCTCAGCCTGTCTTTGACGCTGTGGACGCTGCAATCTACGCCTTCCACATGCCGCTGTTCTTCTTTTTATCAGGCCTCGTATTTCTACAGTCTCGACCCTTCGGCACGCTGGGCGGCTTTGCAGCCGGCCGTCTTGTCCGCCTGCTGTGGCCGCTGGCGCTGTGGACGTGGATATTCTTTGGCATCAAAATGCTGGCCGGGGACGCCCAGAACGAGACGGCCTCCCTCACTAGTTTTCCGCTTATCCCGTTTCCGCCACTGGCGCATTTCTGGTTTCTCTGGGCGCTATTTTTGCTCCACATCGTGATGGGGGTTGTGATCTGGGCGGTGCCGCGGAACTGGCTGCCGCATCGGGTCAGGCTTGGCGCGGCTGCGGCGACGCTGGTGGCGCTCGGCACTGCGGGCGCATGGGGCTACCTCGGGCCGTGGCTTCAGCCTGCCCTGATACATCTGCCGTATTTCCTTGCCGGTCTCGCGCTTTCGGGGTTTGCCGACAGGGTGGCCCCGCCGCCGCTCGCTGGGGCCGCAGCCGCATTGGCGGTGCTGCTGATCGTTTTAGCCGCGACCACGGTCTATGGCGCGGGCCATGCGTTGGCAATTCTTCTGTGCCTGTCGGTGGCGCTGAGCGGGGCCTCGGACTGGCGCCCGTTAATCTGGGGGCAGTGGCTGCAGCGCATTGGCAGCGCATCGCTGGCGATCTACGTCATGCATACAATCTTCTCCGCTGCGGTGCGGGAGGTGTTGCTGATGACCGGGGTGACGGATGTGGCTGTGCATTTGGTGGTCGGCACCGCTGTCGGACTTGGTTTGCCGTATCTGGCCTATCGGGGGGTGCGGGGGCAGCCCGTGCAGGTAATGCTGGGCTTGTGA
- the rplO gene encoding 50S ribosomal protein L15: MKLHELSDNEGATKKRMRVGRGPGSGKGKMGGRGIKGQKSRSGVAIKGFEGGQMPIYQRLPKRGFNKPNRKSYAVVNLGLIQKFIDAKKLDAGNTIDGAALIASGLVRRELDGIRVLAKGDITSKIDLNVAGASKSAIEAVEKAGGKVTVAAPKAAEASE, encoded by the coding sequence ATGAAACTGCACGAACTTTCCGACAACGAAGGCGCAACCAAGAAGCGTATGCGCGTTGGCCGTGGCCCCGGCTCTGGCAAGGGTAAAATGGGTGGCCGTGGTATCAAAGGTCAAAAGTCCCGTTCCGGCGTGGCGATCAAGGGCTTTGAAGGCGGCCAGATGCCGATCTACCAGCGTCTGCCCAAGCGTGGCTTCAACAAGCCGAACCGCAAGTCCTACGCCGTTGTGAACCTGGGCCTGATCCAGAAATTCATCGACGCCAAGAAGCTCGACGCTGGCAACACCATCGACGGTGCCGCGCTGATCGCTTCCGGTCTGGTCCGCCGTGAGCTGGACGGTATCCGCGTTTTGGCCAAGGGTGACATCACCTCCAAGATCGACCTGAACGTCGCTGGCGCCTCCAAGTCCGCCATCGAAGCGGTCGAAAAGGCAGGCGGCAAGGTGACCGTGGCGGCTCCGAAGGCTGCTGAGGCATCTGAGTAA
- the secY gene encoding preprotein translocase subunit SecY: MVSAVENMAANTSWSALGKATDLRNRILFTLGLLIVYRLGTFIPVPGIDGGALRDFMESAGQGIGGMVSMFTGGALGRMGIFALGIMPYISASIIVQLLTSMVPALEQLKKEGEQGRKKINQYTRYGTVALATLQSYGLAVSLQAGDIVADGQMGFSFIAACMITLVGGTMFLMWLGEQITARGIGNGISLIIFVGIIAEVPAAIAQFFASGRSGAISPAVIVGVLVMVIVTIMFVVFMERALRKIHIQYPRRQVGMKMYDGGTSHLPIKVNPAGVIPAIFASSLLLLPVTVSTFSGNSTSPVMSWLLANFGPGQPLYLLFFVAMIVFFAYFYTFNVSFKPDDVADNLKNQNGFVPGIRPGKRTAEYLEYVVNRILVLGSFYLAAVCVLPEILRGQFAIPFYFGGTSVLIVVSVTMDTIQQVQSHLLAHQYEGLLERSQLRGKGAGKGKGTRKKRSPVRR, encoded by the coding sequence ATGGTATCTGCCGTCGAAAACATGGCCGCGAACACGAGCTGGTCCGCATTGGGCAAGGCAACAGACCTGCGCAACCGGATCCTGTTCACGCTCGGGCTGCTTATCGTCTACCGCCTTGGCACCTTTATCCCGGTGCCTGGCATCGACGGTGGGGCGCTGCGTGACTTCATGGAGAGCGCGGGCCAAGGCATCGGCGGTATGGTGTCGATGTTCACCGGCGGCGCACTTGGCCGGATGGGTATCTTCGCACTGGGCATCATGCCCTATATCTCTGCCTCAATCATCGTTCAGCTGCTGACCTCCATGGTTCCGGCGCTGGAGCAGCTGAAGAAAGAGGGCGAGCAGGGGCGCAAGAAGATCAACCAGTACACGCGCTACGGCACCGTGGCGCTGGCGACCTTGCAGTCCTACGGCCTTGCCGTCAGCCTTCAGGCCGGTGACATCGTGGCTGATGGGCAGATGGGCTTTTCCTTCATTGCAGCCTGTATGATCACGCTCGTCGGCGGCACTATGTTCCTGATGTGGCTCGGTGAGCAGATCACCGCGCGCGGCATCGGCAACGGTATCTCGCTGATCATCTTCGTCGGCATTATCGCCGAAGTTCCGGCCGCCATCGCGCAGTTCTTTGCTTCGGGCCGCTCAGGCGCCATCAGCCCTGCGGTGATTGTGGGCGTGTTGGTCATGGTGATCGTAACGATCATGTTCGTGGTCTTCATGGAACGCGCGCTGCGCAAGATTCATATTCAGTACCCCCGTCGCCAAGTCGGCATGAAGATGTATGACGGCGGCACGTCGCACCTTCCGATCAAAGTGAACCCCGCAGGCGTGATCCCGGCAATCTTTGCCTCTTCGCTGCTGCTTCTGCCGGTGACGGTCAGCACTTTCTCGGGCAACTCCACCAGCCCAGTGATGTCTTGGCTTTTGGCGAACTTCGGCCCCGGCCAACCGCTCTACCTGCTGTTCTTCGTGGCGATGATCGTCTTCTTCGCTTATTTCTATACGTTCAACGTCAGCTTCAAACCCGATGACGTGGCCGACAACCTCAAGAACCAGAACGGTTTCGTGCCGGGCATCCGTCCGGGGAAGCGCACCGCCGAGTATCTTGAGTATGTCGTGAACCGCATTCTGGTCTTGGGCTCGTTCTACCTCGCTGCGGTCTGTGTTCTTCCGGAAATTCTGCGTGGTCAGTTCGCCATTCCCTTCTACTTCGGCGGCACATCGGTGCTGATCGTCGTGTCGGTGACGATGGACACCATTCAACAGGTGCAGAGCCATCTGCTCGCGCATCAATACGAAGGTTTGCTTGAACGCTCGCAATTGCGCGGTAAAGGTGCAGGCAAAGGCAAAGGTACACGCAAGAAACGGAGCCCCGTACGTCGATGA
- a CDS encoding adenylate kinase, with product MNIILLGPPGAGKGTQARHLVETRNMVQLSTGDMLREAKDSGTEMGKIVADVMDRGALVTDEIVIGLIREKLTDKAKHGGFIFDGFPRTLAQADALAELMAQEGQTLDAVIEMKVDDEALVARITARSTCASCGEVYNDLTKPIPEDGKCSNCGGTEFKRRADDNEESLKTRLMAYYKQTSPLIGYYYAKDMLSGVNGLGKIDEVRGEIAGILDA from the coding sequence ATGAACATTATTCTACTCGGGCCTCCGGGCGCAGGCAAAGGCACCCAAGCACGTCATCTGGTCGAGACCCGCAATATGGTCCAACTCTCCACCGGCGACATGCTGCGTGAAGCGAAAGACAGCGGCACAGAGATGGGCAAGATCGTCGCGGACGTTATGGACCGTGGCGCGCTGGTTACCGATGAGATTGTTATCGGCCTGATCCGCGAGAAGCTGACCGACAAGGCCAAGCATGGCGGCTTTATCTTTGACGGCTTCCCCCGCACGCTGGCACAGGCCGACGCGCTGGCCGAGTTGATGGCGCAAGAAGGTCAGACCCTCGACGCCGTGATCGAGATGAAGGTCGACGATGAAGCGCTGGTCGCCCGCATCACCGCCCGCTCCACCTGCGCAAGCTGCGGTGAGGTTTACAACGACCTGACCAAGCCGATCCCCGAAGATGGGAAATGCAGCAATTGCGGCGGGACCGAGTTCAAACGCCGCGCCGACGACAATGAAGAAAGCCTCAAGACCCGTCTGATGGCCTACTATAAACAGACTTCGCCGCTGATTGGTTACTACTATGCCAAAGACATGCTGAGCGGTGTGAATGGTCTGGGCAAGATCGACGAAGTGCGCGGCGAAATTGCAGGCATTCTTGATGCCTGA